A stretch of the Salmo salar chromosome ssa20, Ssal_v3.1, whole genome shotgun sequence genome encodes the following:
- the egr3 gene encoding early growth response protein 3: MTGKLADKLPLTMSSLINTIPDSLYPEEDIPTSMNIFTNTDSINHYSQMNTDNIMDLGMGSDKGTAEIQYGSSFQSNRSGQTVTYLGKFAFDTPPSGGIGGSGWCSDNNIISLVSAGILGVSPSPGNITTQTSSSGASMGGQSSDMEQVYGPPLPAYSTCSELYQDQVSFHHSPATSTALGYPGNDYHTTSKPSMDGSLFSMIPDYNLFHHQGEVGVMEHKPFQSMDPIRVNPPPITPLETIRAFKDKQQIHPGFIGGQQLAPQHHQPPQTLTLKPIRPRKYPNRPSKTPVHERPHACPAENCDRRFSRSDELTRHLRIHTGHKPFQCRICMRSFSRSDHLTTHIRTHTGEKPFSCEFCGRKFARSDERKRHAKVHLKQKDKKPADKGSGAAGSHSSPPSSCGGSGGPSGGNIMTVTTCA; this comes from the exons ATGACAGGGAAACTAGCGGACAAGCTCCCTCTTACCATGAGCAGTTTAATAAACACGATTCCTGACAGTCTTTACCCAGAAGAGGACATTCCGACGTCTATGAACATTTTCACCAATACGGATTCTATAAACCACTACTCGCAAATGAATACAG ATAATATCATGGATCTGGGGATGGGAAGTGATAAGGGAACCGCAGAGATCCAGTACGGCTCCAGCTTCCAGTCAAACCGCAGTGGGCAGACCGTCACCTATCTGGGGAAGTTTGCCTTCGACACTCCTCCGTCGGGTGGAATCGGGGGCTCCGGCTGGTGTTCAGACAACAATATCATTAGTTTAGTAAGTGCTGGCATCTTGGGCGTCTCCCCATCGCCTGGCAATATCACCACACAGACGTCGTCCTCTGGGGCCAGCATGGGCGGCCAGTCCTCAGACATGGAGCAAGTGTACGGTCCACCACTGCCCGCCTATTCCACCTGTAGCGAGCTGTACCAGGACCAGGTCTCCTTCCACCACAGCCCTGCCACCAGCACTGCCCTCGGCTACCCCGGCAATGACTATCACACCACCTCCAAGCCCTCCATGGACGGGAGCCTTTTCTCCATGATCCCAGATTACAACCTCTTCCATCATCAGGGTGAGGTTGGCGTGATGGAGCACAAGCCCTTCCAGTCCATGGACCCAATTCGAGTCAACCCTCCACCTATCACACCACTTGAGACCATTCGAGCATTCAAAGACAAGCAGCAGATTCATCCAGGTTTCATTGGCGGGCAGCAGCTTGCTCCTCAACACCACCAGCCACCACAGACGCTAACACTCAAACCCATCCGACCACGGAAGTACCCAAACCGACCCAGCAAAACCCCTGTGCATGAGCGGCCACATGCCTGCCCAGCAGAAAACTGTGACAGACGCTTCTCCCGTTCAGATGAACTGACACGCCACCTCCGCATCCACACGGGTCACAAACCCTTCCAGTGCCGCATATGCATGCGCTCCTTCAGCCGAAGTGACCACCTGACCACCCACATCCGCACGCACACGGGCGAGAAGCCCTTCTCCTGTGAGTTCTGTGGACGCAAGTTTGCCCGGAGTGACGAGCGCAAGAGACATGCCAAAGTTCACCTCAAGCAGAAGGACAAGAAGCCGGCTGACAAGGGGAGTGGGGCAGCTGGCAGCCACAGCTCACCCCCCAGTTCCTGTGGTGGCAGTGGAGGGCCCAGCGGTGGCAACATCATGACTGTCACTACCTGTGCTTAG